The region CCCACTTCAGCCCTGGACATCAGGGTGTGAGCTGGGAAGGCCCGGATCCCATGGCACCTGGATTCAGCCCCCGGTCTCCTCTCTGTCCTGTGTCTGCAGGACAGTGGGGTGGGACACAGCTCAGTGGAGGACGCCAGGGCAGCCATGGAGCTTCACCACATCTCCAGGAGAATCAAGAGCAGTGAGGGCTGCACGCCTGGTGGTATCAGCCCTCCCCAAGGACCAGAGGCCTTCATCTCTTCAGgactgcaactctcttgctttttgaaaatgcatttttaacaGTAAAATAGATCTATATTTTCTCTACTCTTTAagattcttccctttctccttctcctctctgaTCTGGGTGTTGGTGGACACCACCCAGCACTGAGAGGGCAAGGAACACTTGAGCTGGGATGGGGCAAGTGTCAAATTCCTTAACACCCTGAATCCTGTGAGTCCAGGATGAAACCTCACCTTCCTTTCCCAACTACATCTATGCCCAGGCAGGAGGCATTATTTCCTGAGGTGATACCCAGCTCCGAGGTCCATTCATCACATCTTGAAGTTGATGCCGCAGCACTAGGGAgcttccaggcaaaagtacagcAGGAGTGATGGGTGCCCTGCATGGTGACCTTCAGCACCTCATTCCTGCTCTTGTTGTACAAAAAGGAAGCAGAAGTGGTGAACTCTGGAGTCTGAGAGAACTAGGTTGGAATTCTGATTCTGTCATTTAGTAGCTGTGTGACTAaggacttaacctctctgtgcttcagtttttagAACTGTAAAGCAGGAAATTCTAACAATTCGCTGGGCTCTTCTGAGATATTACATACAAGTCATCCAGCACCATGCATGTCATAGCTCAAGCTACCACTAAACGTCAATATCTGGTGATTATTCTCTGCACAGTCCAGTGACCTAGCAGAGCGCACCTGTCCTGTGCTGCAGGGCCTGTCCTCTAAAGGAAGAGCATGCACAGTGTACGTAAGGAAGTGTCCATACCAGAGCAGTGACTCACATTAGGATCAGCTGCATGTTGCTATTTAGATCTGTGTCTGGTTCCTGCTTCAGCTCCAAGGAACCAGaatccctgggggtggggagtgaggcagatgggtgggggtagggtggCCCTGTTGACCTTCAGATGTTTCCAGTGCCTAACACCCTGGAATGCCCTGTGGAGCTTTCTCAGCACCTTGGTACCTGAGCACCGTGTTCTCACACTGGACCaggatcagcatcacctggagggCTGCTGGGCCCCATCCCAAAACTTCtgactcagcaggtctggggtggaACCCAGGAATCTGTATTCCAAATAATTTCCTTTTGATGTTCTGCTGGTCCGAGGACCACgctttgagaagcactgtccaCATCAGGCAACCATGATGTGCAGCCACGGATTAGCAACTGGTCTAAGAACTGGGCATCTCCAGAGGGATTCCGGTCACTGGTCCAGCCTCGCCCCTGCCATCTCCCTGAGCTGCCTGTTCATGCAGAGAGGGGGCACAGCTCCACAGGACGTGTCCCAAATAGCCCACTGCAGGGATGAGGGGCCCCAGGTAAGGTCAAGAACCaagggattcaaatccaggcccATCTGACAGCAATGCCAGTGCTTTTTATTCAGACAGGTTTCCAGAGCCAGTGCTTTACATCCCAGCTATGACACCTGGGAACCAGTGTGAGAGGGCGGGGAGGTGCAGCTTGACTTCTCAGAGGTCTCTGCTGGAGGTGGCTCTGTGTCTGGCTGTGGAGTGGCCACCAGGTGGAGGCCTTGGACCATCTCTCCCCCAGGCTGACTTGCAGGGAGAACCAGCCTGAGGGACACTCTGGCAGGAGGCATGAGGGGCTAGGTCTCCAACTTGGTTAGAGGGTGGCTCCAGGGGGCAACTCCAGGGACCTCTAGATGCCCTCTCTCAGCCAACGAGCTGAGGTTGGGAGAGGCCTGGGGCAGTGTTGCAGCCTGGTGTGGAAGGTGACCCCAGGATTCCTGCCTCTCAGCCGGGGTTTCTTCTAGGGTTTTAGGCTTTCTTGGAAGGAGTGGAACCAGGATTCCCAGAGGAAGAGCTTTCAAATTTCTAAccctgcctcctgcttctggctCAGTGCAGGGTCAGTTACCCTTGGCAGGTGCCTTTCAGCCCAGCTGCTCGTGTCTGTGAAGAACCGCCGCCCTCTGTTCCCAGGTCCTGGAGCTCCAGGGACGCTTATCAGGATCTTGTTTAGGGCCCTGAGCTGGTCCCTCGGTCAAGATTGAGTGTCTTCACCTCTTCATGTCCACCTATCCCCAGGGTTTAGGGCTGGGATAGAGagacagggggcttccctgatagctcaattgataaagaatctgcctgcaatgcaggagaccccagtttgattcctgggttgggaagatctgctggaaaagggataagctacccactgtagtattcttgggcttcccttgtggctcagctggtaaagaatctgcctgcaatgtgggagacctgggttcgatccctgggttggtaagatcccctggagaagggaaaagctatacctactccagtattttggtcaaagagaattccatggactgtatagtccacggggtcacaaagagtcagacacgactgagcgattcacTTTCACTAGAAGGACAGGGGCGCAGAGACCACCCTGCCAGTCAGTCCCAGCTTCTCATCCACGGGGTCCTCAGTGGAGGCTGGAGTTGTTCCACTTGACGGACCTCCCTcacccaggatcctctgtctaaaGAGCTCAGGCTAAAGGGGAGCTGGCAAGCCTAGTGGTTCAGTCCCACTGCACCGGGACTCACTGGAGTCTACAGAAAGGAAGGGTGGCTTTGTAATAAGAATTCTCTCTATGTGACTAGCATCTGTCCTCTAAGTGAAAGAAAGGCTGGACGACAGAGACCATGGCTGGGGCTCCCCTACTGTTTGGAAGCCCCAGGAACCTGGCCTGAGGTGCAGCCACAGGAAGGACAGGACCTGGTGGGCAGAGACTGGAGACCAGGCCCTGCTCAGTGATTCCAGGGCTGGGAGGTCCTGAGCTCTAGCCCTGTTGAGGTTCTAGTTCCTCGTCTGTAGACTGGATATTATATAACTCTCCTAAGGCTGGTGTGAAGGTCATAGACAATGATGTGAGGGGCCAGGGACAGAGGGGTCCTGGTGAAAGGCAGCCTTGAACAAAGATGAACCTGAGATCCATCCATCCCCTCACCTGCACTTCTGCCATTACTTCTAGCTGCTTTGtctatttccattcttttcctcAATGTCTGCTTGTGCTGAATGCAAACTGAAATAACTCTGGTGGGTTCTCTTTGTTGCCTTAAGATGaaacacaaacttttaaaatgtcaccTCCAAAGCTTTGCAAGCTGAGACCATTTTCTACCTCTCCAACCTCATCACCTCCCTCTCTGGGAGGGAGTTTGTGTTTCGTCTGATtcatgaaaatataagaaaatgagaGTTCTTGCACTGAACTTGCAAGAGATAAATGCATACATGCTcatatcagtaaaaaaaaaaaattatcagttgtCAActcaaaaagaagtgaaaagtttTACTCAAGTCAACAAAAAATTATAACCAGGGAGACAGTCTTTCAGAAAGCTTTGAGAACTGTGCTGAAGAGTTAAGGGTTGGAGACAATATGTGTGTGATTTGGAGAAGAGTACATGCAACCAAGCATATATCTTAGCCAAGTAATTGTTCTTTAAAAGGGTCAGATAGCAGAGTtaaggatttagtgcttttctaagtatgggaagatgcaagaaactgGGTTCATAAAAATTTCTCCTAAAAATATCTATCTGAGGACCGGTTCTGCCAGTTTTGCTACAACATAAAGTGCTTCttcctgatttccaccctgaaTTCATTTCAGGGTAGATTACTTTCAGGATAGGTCAGTGACTGCAGTGGTTAATGACTTGATTCTTGTAGAACCCAGTGGTGGGCAACATTTTTTACTACTCAATATTCTCCATttgtttctgtcttatttcaGCTAAAGTTTAGGAGGTGTTTTTGACCAATTTGCCCCAGGATGCTAGGAATGCtcattccctggtcaggtaaAGATTTCATTGATAGGCTACTCAGCAAGCAATTACTCGTCTAGTCTTGGTAACAGTAGCCAAAATCCTCTGGACCAACTGTCTTACTAGTGTGTCAGCTCCAGGAAATGATTCCCtcctgttgcttcttcccatatccaGAGTCACACTATTACAATCAGTGATCTTAGAATTATACATCAGGTCAATCGTTTCAAGTCAGTTAATCATTAGTTTTTTCAGGGGCTCAATAACACATGGTGAAAGCAAGAAACAAGAATCTTGTCAAACAGGAAGAATAGAAGTAATAAAGAAGTGACATTAATAAGGTCATTTGTAAGCAGTAGTATTTTCTAAGGAGTTACATGGCTGGGCCCAGAACAGAAATATTGATCTTTATGGTGGAGCAGGTATTTCTGCCCTTGTGAAGGTAGGTTTTATACACAATGCAAATACACAATGCACaccagaggggagggagaaggttcaaatgggcagagaaaatatttatgtttaaatttttcttgtcttgtctTAAAATAGCAAGTCTTTTTCATTGCTTCTTAAGTTTTACCGGCCATGGAAACTGCCTCTTGGGAGCCCTCCCCCTCCACCGCACCTGCCTGTGGGTGAAGATCCCAGGCTTCCTCCCAGCACAGGACTGAGGGGCAGCAGCGGGGGTccttccctgcccctctcccacAGCTCTGCTTGCCGGGTCCCTCTGGGCCTGGTGACACCAGGATGCTGGGCTCTGAGGCTTTGCAtttgagaggaagagaggaagaggtcTTTCGGTGCCTTCCCAGTCACCAGTTCCTGTAAACAAACTGCTACTGGCCTCAGTGCAGTGGAACCCATGGGCACATATACAggtacacacagagacacacaaacacccactgagcctgcacacagacacacacccttAAAGAGAGGCGTCCAGGTGCTTTCCTGGCCCCTTTAAGGGTTCAGGCACAGGAAGCCGGCACTGGGGTGGGCCTAACCTCTTGTGTCCCAGGCTGGGCCACCTGTGACCCAGGGTCTCGTCCAGGTGTAGGTGGGGCATCAGTGGAAGGGGCTCCACGAAACCCAGGTTTGGGTGAGGGTGGAAATTGGATAGGATCCTTCTGAGCCCTAGGCAAATTTGGGGCAATTGGAATATTTGGATTTTGTggaagtttttctttgttttccttcatctttATATTGAAATTGAAAAAGAGACTATAAATGTGGGAGGGGGTACAAGTCTTTCTCTGTGATTGAGAAAGAGACAATGTGATTGAGCAGAGACAATGATGGACACGAAAAGCTCTGTGGAGTTTTTCTAAACTATATGTATTTACATAGACCACATTATGCTTCAGCATATGTGTGTGCACCACACACCCAAGCCATGCAGTTTCTATGACAATGACATCAGCATTGTCAATGCTGTCAAATGCTACCCCCTCAAACTGCCCActgaagaaaatttgaaaagaaactttCCCCTTTACAAATAGGGTCACCTACTAATTTTTGCTGTCTtgatcagaaaaaagaaaagaataggaaaaaagaatagCAAGCTCACATCCCCTTTAAGGCTGGCAGGACCATGCTCTTCTCCCTGCAGAGACAGGACCTACTGCTTTGATCACGGAGGCAGGAGGGCTGTATTACCGTCCCTCACCAACACTGCAGACAGGTGTCTGCAAGACCTTGTGGTTTTTTCCTAGATCCTTTTTAGTTTGCCCAGAGAGGAGCTGAACTGGTTAAGACACTTCTGTTAAGACACCCTCTAGGCAGCagataattagtaagcctgggaAAATTCTCCAGTCAATCTCTGGTGGGGTTGTGCAACAGGTTGGGTCTCAATCTAAGGTCTCTGCTTCAAATTTCCTGCCCACTGACATTATTGACCTCTagagattttatttaacttaaaggGGAAGTGCATTGTACAGCCCCCTCCACTAACAGAAATGAGGACCTACCTACCCCCAACACTCATACACCCCCCATAAACACACCAACTATTACCCACAGCGGGACAGACACGCTTTGGCAATGAGAcccctctggaggcccagggtgtGAACAGCTGCACAGAGGGCTGTGTGCTGTGGAGTCCGCACCTTAGGAGGCGGGAGGGGCGGtggacagagaaggaaggagtctcAGGTCCTGATGGATCAGAAGAAGGAAATTGGGGAGAGGTGGTCAGGACACAGGAGGCAAGAAAACCAGAAAAGGgccaaaaagcagaaaatgtagaaaaaatgagagaagcaaAAGAGAATGTGGGCAACCACACAAGACAGGAAGGAGACattgcagaaggagaaaaggaacagaaaagagagtGAGATGCATGGGGAAGGatgtgaggagggagagagggagccagggagagggcatcagaggatgtcAGAGCTCAGTGAGGATACCTCCTGTGAGCAGAGGATCAGGAGTCTCCAGGCTGGTCCTCAGTCTCGATAGAGACCCGGTGGGCCCAGTACCCCAGCTCAGCCACGTAAACCAGCAAGTTGATGGCTGTCAGGACGGCCACAGCCAGGCGCTGGTCCCAGGTGCACATGAGGCCATCAACGCAGCTCACATCGCTGGACCGCTGGGGCAGCCCGCCCAACTCCTCATAGAACTGGTAGAGCGGCCAGAGGACAAGAGCACTGATGTAGAGGAGGACAGAGAACACGGTGAGCACAAGTTGGCaaatggagaaggggatgggCAGCCTGTCCTCCCATTTGCCCAGATTCAACAGGATGGTTACTGCTTCTGAGATGAAGCAGATCGTGTACACAGCCACGCACCACACCAGGGCCGGCTGGTGCAGGTATAGGGAGGTGTTGCTGAGGAAGGCAAAGATGACACCAGCAACGAAGGTCTCCGGCACGTTCAGCAGGCTGGGCACGGTGTGCAGGTAGCAGGGGATCTCCTTGAGCTTGTAGAAGTTCCACATGCCTGCCATTTCTATGGCATAAAGCACTGACGCGATGCAGGAGAATGCAGTGGCAGTGACGGCCCGGTCCCACTCAGGGCCATAAGGCAGGAACTGGACGTAGGTGACGGAGCAGATGATGGAGGCTGAGAGGCAGATGAGGGCGGCGTAGCAGGCGAAGGTGACGGGAAAGTTGTACCAGTAGAAAGGAAAGCAAGGCTGGAGATCGTTTAACTCAATTATGACTATGAATAGGGTCACAATGAAACAGATGCACCAGAAGGACATGAACCAGTTACCTATGTCCCCTCTCAAAATGCCCATGTCAGCCACCAAGGAGAATGCCACGCAGGTGGACAAGAGCTGCGGCACGCGGAGGAACCAGAACACTCTGTTCACGTAGTGCTGGTATGGCAGTGTCGCCCTGGTGGGCATGGTGTTATGAATGTCTGGCAAGTCACAGTCACTGGTCTGGCAGTGGTCTTCACTGAGGATGCACCAAAGAAAGATCCAGATCCAGAGGATCAGACGCCGACAAACAGCTCCGGGCTCTGTGACGGCTGAGGCTCAGCATCTGTGGAGATGGAACCAATGGCCTCAGACAATCAGGTAACAGCACAGCTGCTCCAGAATGACTCCCCCCACCCATCACCCTTGGCCTTGTCAGGAGACTTGTCTTATCCAAAGCCTCACAGCTGGGTGTGGTCTAGCCTCAAACCACGAACACTCTGGGTCTCTATATGTGCCATTATCTATGGAGACACAGAGACGGATAGTCCTTATCTTTAATCCCAACCCTTCAAGTCTCTCAAAATTGTTTGGTAACAAAATTTGACCCAAAGAGACATGAGACAAATtatgatctttttttattttactcaatGTGACTGTTCAAAAGTTCAGCTGCCAAAACACTAATGTGTATGATTACAAGGTGCTTTGAGACCCCAGTGGGGTGTGATGTCATGTAGAGTAGATGTACTATGTCACCTGTATGGAGCTGAAAATTCTGAATTCTAGAGAATATCTGACCCCAAGTGTTTCAGAAAAGGGAATATGGAGTGTCCTTTTGactaatcccattttacagatgagaaaactaaggtagGGGAATTAAGTCCTTCCCTAAGATGGCATGACCATGAAGTTGGAACCCCAGATAAATATACCAAAGCCATGGGCATGAACTCTTTGCTCTACAGCACACATGGCAGAAATCCCCTTAGGTGGAGCCCAGGACCAAAGCCTAGAACACACCTTCAGGGCCAAAGCCTCCTTCCACAGCAACCTGAAAATACATGAATCCTGGCCTCTCCTCCCTGCAGCCATCACTAGAAGATGCTGCCATGTGAGGGGACACAGCCCCACCCGGAGGAGGGCAGCTTCAGAAGTGAACAGGGAGGAGCCATGGAGTGAGAGCAAGGCCATGGGGACAGGATGAAATGGGAAGTAGGGACTATTGTGACTCCCCTCCCCAATTTTGCTTTCACATGTGACTCTTTTGCATTGGGTCAGGGGACCCCAACCTAGCATGATTCCAAGGTGGAGCATCATGGAGGAACCAAGGAACGAAATGTTAAAATGCCAGCTTTTTAAGCTCCAAAGCAGCCATCCACGTGCAAATCTAATCCTTTTAAGGGCAGAAGCTGAGAGAGGAGGCCCCTGCAGGACCTGTGGGAGGGGCCAGCCCTGAGGATGCAtccaggactggggtgggggacCGGGGGCAGAGTGGAGATGACTGGGGGGATCCCAGGGTCCCAGGGGCCCTGAGGCAGCCCAGTAGGGGTCTTCTGACCCAGAAGGGATGCAGGCATGGAGCCAACGTTCCCATGGAGGAGGGGCCTGGACTGGAACTGACACAGGAGAACAGGGGCCTGAAGGGGTTTCAGGGCTGTGACAAGGACACCTGGCCAGAGTGGTAAGGACCCTGGAGACCATGGAATTGCCCAGGTCACCTGCCCAAGACAGTCCCGCCAGCCAGGGCTGCAGTCCTGCTCACACAGGGGCTCCTCCAGGGTCCAGTCTTGGGGGAGTGAGGCCCCTCCCAGCCCGCCCCCTCCTCAGGGACCCCTGCCCTGTTTCCTAAGGACTATTTGCTGAGAGGTCCCCAGGGCTGAAGGGCCAGCACCCTGAGCCCCAGCCAGCCTCCTGCCATCAGGGGCCTTATCGCCTTTGCTGATAATAAACCCTGGGACAAGCTGAGGCtggaaagagaaacacagagcaAACCTGAGAACCTCCCTGGACTCACAAAGCTCCTTGAGCCCCAGTTGTCAGtggagccctggagcctgtgggCCTCCCAGTGGGCACTGCTGAGGTTGGGGACGGGCACTGAGGTGAGGAAGGCTGGGGTGTCGTGCCTTCTGTACCCCAGTTTGTCCTCATCAACCTCCAGGAACTGAAGAGAGAGttccataaagaaggttgagtgttgaagaattgatgctttcaaactgtggtgttgagaagactcttgagattcccttggacagcaaggagatcaagccagtcaatccaaaggaaatcaactctgaatattcattggaaggactgacgctgaagctgaagctaccatactttgatcacctgatacaaagagacaactcactgtaaaagaccctgattctgggaagaattgagggcaggaggagaagagggcaacagaggataagatggttggttggcatcgtgactcaatagacatgactttgagcaaactccggcagatagtgaaggacagggaagcctggcatgctgcagtccaaggggtcacaaagagtcggataccactgagtgactgaacaacaacaacaactttgcatacaagttaaataagctggctgacaatatacagccttgacggtactcctttccctattttgaaccagtcagttgttcaatGTCTGCTTTTTTGCTTCTTGATATGtaaacaaatttctcaggagacagataaggtggtctgatattcccatttctttaagaattttccacagtttatagtgatccacacagtcaaagactttctcgagtcagtgaagcagaagtagatttttttagaattcccttgctttttctatgatccaacagatgttggcaatttgatctctgattcctctgccttttctaaaccagctgtacatctggaagttctcggttcacgtattgctgaaacctagactggaggattttgagcataaccttgctagcatgtgaattgAGCACAATGGTACTGTAGTTTGAACACTttctggcattgcccttctttgatactggaatgaaaactgctcttttccagtcctgtggccactgctaaattttccaaatttgctgccacaCTGCGTGCAGcaattttacagcatcatcttttaggatttgaaa is a window of Bos indicus isolate NIAB-ARS_2022 breed Sahiwal x Tharparkar chromosome 21, NIAB-ARS_B.indTharparkar_mat_pri_1.0, whole genome shotgun sequence DNA encoding:
- the LOC109575278 gene encoding myeloid-associated differentiation marker-like, producing the protein MPTRATLPYQHYVNRVFWFLRVPQLLSTCVAFSLVADMGILRGDIGNWFMSFWCICFIVTLFIVIIELNDLQPCFPFYWYNFPVTFACYAALICLSASIICSVTYVQFLPYGPEWDRAVTATAFSCIASVLYAIEMAGMWNFYKLKEIPCYLHTVPSLLNVPETFVAGVIFAFLSNTSLYLHQPALVWCVAVYTICFISEAVTILLNLGKWEDRLPIPFSICQLVLTVFSVLLYISALVLWPLYQFYEELGGLPQRSSDVSCVDGLMCTWDQRLAVAVLTAINLLVYVAELGYWAHRVSIETEDQPGDS